From Streptomyces fungicidicus, one genomic window encodes:
- the xylB gene encoding xylulokinase has translation MSAAEGPLVVGVDTSTQSTKALVVDVATGRVVASGQAPHTVTSGAGRESDPRQWWDALCEALRQCGEAAHEAAAVSIGGQQHGLVTLDGHGEPVRPALLWNDVRSAPQGHRLIEELGGAKFWAERTGSVPAASFTVTKWAWLAEHEPEAVRATRAVRLPHDYLTERLTGQGTTDRGDASGTGWWASGTEAYDEEILAHVGLDPALLPRVVRPGEVAGTVRDSHELPFSKGTLVACGTGDNAAAALGLGVRPGTPVMSLGTSGTVYAVTQRRPADPTGTVAGFADARGDWLPLACTLNCTLAVDRVAALLGLDREAVEPGHGVTLLPFLDGERTPNLPRSSGLLHGLRHDTTGGQLLQAAYDGAVYSLLAALDLVLDEDADPSAPLLLIGGGARGTAWQQTVRRLSGRAVQVPRAAELVALGAAAQAAGLLTGEDPAAVARRWETAAGPVLEAVERDEETLDRLAGVLSDAAPLLERGTGAG, from the coding sequence ATGTCAGCAGCCGAGGGTCCGCTCGTCGTCGGCGTGGACACATCCACCCAGTCCACCAAGGCACTGGTCGTCGACGTGGCCACCGGCCGGGTCGTCGCGAGCGGCCAGGCACCGCACACGGTGACCTCGGGGGCGGGCCGGGAGAGTGATCCCCGTCAGTGGTGGGACGCCCTGTGCGAGGCGCTGCGCCAGTGCGGCGAGGCCGCGCACGAGGCCGCCGCGGTGTCGATCGGCGGGCAGCAGCACGGCCTGGTCACCCTGGACGGACACGGGGAGCCGGTCCGCCCGGCGCTGCTGTGGAACGACGTCCGCTCCGCGCCGCAGGGCCACAGGCTGATCGAGGAGCTGGGCGGCGCGAAGTTCTGGGCCGAGCGCACCGGAAGCGTGCCGGCCGCCTCCTTCACGGTCACCAAGTGGGCCTGGCTGGCGGAGCACGAGCCGGAGGCGGTGCGCGCCACCCGGGCGGTGCGCCTCCCCCACGACTACCTCACCGAGCGGCTCACCGGGCAGGGCACGACCGACCGCGGCGACGCCTCCGGCACCGGCTGGTGGGCCTCGGGCACGGAGGCGTACGACGAGGAGATCCTCGCGCACGTGGGCCTCGACCCGGCGCTGCTGCCCCGCGTGGTGCGTCCCGGCGAGGTGGCCGGGACCGTCCGCGACAGCCATGAACTGCCGTTCTCCAAGGGGACCCTGGTGGCGTGCGGCACCGGCGACAACGCCGCCGCCGCGCTGGGCCTCGGGGTGCGTCCGGGCACGCCGGTGATGAGCCTCGGCACCTCGGGCACGGTGTACGCGGTGACGCAGCGCAGGCCCGCCGACCCGACCGGCACGGTGGCGGGCTTCGCCGACGCGCGCGGCGACTGGCTGCCGCTGGCCTGCACGCTCAACTGCACGCTGGCCGTGGACCGGGTCGCCGCCCTGCTGGGCCTGGACCGGGAGGCCGTGGAACCCGGCCATGGCGTGACCCTGCTGCCCTTCCTGGACGGCGAACGCACCCCGAACCTCCCCCGCTCCTCCGGCCTGCTGCACGGGCTGCGCCACGACACCACCGGCGGCCAGCTGCTGCAGGCCGCCTACGACGGCGCCGTGTACTCCCTGCTGGCCGCGCTGGACCTCGTCCTCGACGAGGACGCCGACCCGTCGGCGCCCCTGCTGCTGATCGGCGGCGGCGCCCGGGGCACGGCCTGGCAGCAGACCGTACGGCGGCTGTCGGGGCGGGCCGTGCAGGTGCCCCGGGCCGCCGAACTGGTCGCGCTCGGCGCGGCGGCGCAGGCTGCCGGGCTGCTCACCGGGGAGGACCCCGCCGCGGTCGCCCGCCGCTGGGAGACGGCGGC